One segment of Pseudanabaena sp. PCC 6802 DNA contains the following:
- a CDS encoding Calx-beta domain-containing protein, translated as MGTIGFGNTVVINVDENVGSVTIPILYSGDLFPAVDDQGNTAKVTITYGTRNGTNTNAATEGQDYLAIARESSISFPQDPDPRSIPVTIPIIDDTDAEITESFVLDIISINGASGAGTRSVVINILDNDSGQGATVPPGSNPTFGPEAPFFPTFVDGNNEVVGTGGNDTLYGGKGNDSLTGLFGNDTLYGGQDQDVLFGNDDNDFLFGNKGNDNLFGGEGDDILYGGQGNDTIYGNDGNDFLAGDIGVDVLAGAGGSDRFAIQAGKQTDYVADFTVSEDLLALTGGLQFGDISIFQSGNDTVLRLNSSGEDLMVLVNTQAFLVTGTSFITV; from the coding sequence ATGGGAACTATAGGTTTTGGTAATACCGTCGTTATAAACGTAGACGAGAACGTTGGTTCAGTTACTATTCCCATTCTCTACAGTGGCGATCTGTTCCCAGCAGTAGACGACCAGGGGAATACTGCAAAAGTAACCATTACCTACGGTACGAGAAACGGGACTAATACAAATGCTGCCACTGAAGGACAAGATTATCTGGCAATTGCCAGAGAGTCATCAATAAGCTTTCCTCAAGATCCCGATCCTAGGAGCATCCCTGTTACGATCCCAATCATCGACGATACGGATGCAGAAATTACCGAGAGTTTTGTCTTAGACATCATAAGTATTAATGGAGCTTCAGGAGCTGGAACGCGGTCTGTAGTTATCAATATCCTAGACAATGATAGCGGGCAAGGCGCGACTGTGCCGCCTGGATCTAACCCCACATTTGGGCCAGAAGCCCCGTTCTTCCCAACGTTTGTTGATGGTAATAACGAAGTTGTCGGTACGGGTGGGAACGATACGCTCTATGGCGGCAAGGGAAATGACTCGTTGACTGGGTTATTTGGGAATGACACGTTATATGGCGGCCAGGATCAGGACGTATTGTTTGGCAACGACGATAACGATTTTCTGTTTGGCAATAAGGGAAATGACAACCTCTTTGGTGGAGAGGGAGATGATATTCTCTACGGCGGTCAGGGGAACGACACCATCTATGGCAATGATGGTAATGATTTCCTTGCTGGTGATATCGGTGTTGATGTCTTAGCTGGCGCGGGTGGCTCGGACAGATTCGCAATTCAGGCAGGTAAACAAACCGACTATGTGGCAGACTTTACTGTGAGCGAAGACCTCTTGGCGCTAACAGGTGGATTGCAGTTTGGAGACATTTCAATTTTCCAAAGCGGTAACGACACCGTACTCAGGCTAAACTCTAGCGGCGAAGATTTGATGGTGTTGGTTAATACGCAAGCTTTCCTGGTGACTGGAACGAGTTTTATCACCGTGTAA